A region of Candidatus Margulisiibacteriota bacterium DNA encodes the following proteins:
- a CDS encoding tetratricopeptide repeat protein produces the protein MKKLIILFLLIAYPLSLRPAYAIPFESRLNKGNGLYNRGLFDRAQKVYEGLPKDPLAKYNLGNSLYRQGKFAESEKVFAAVTREASGRDLAQKALYNQGNARFRQENYEGAVNSYEQALRVKPKDRDTLYNLALAKKLLKMPKNQRPRQNKNKKDKQGKQGKNNEKDKSDKKENKPQSGNQQNKQGLSKQDAERILQGLGNNEKHQGKKVKGKGAGNGEDW, from the coding sequence ATGAAAAAGTTAATTATTCTTTTTCTGCTTATCGCTTATCCATTATCCCTTAGACCTGCTTACGCTATCCCTTTCGAAAGCCGGCTTAATAAAGGGAATGGTTTATACAATCGCGGGCTGTTTGATCGGGCGCAAAAAGTTTACGAAGGACTCCCCAAAGACCCGCTGGCAAAATACAATCTGGGAAACTCACTCTATCGTCAGGGGAAATTTGCCGAGAGCGAAAAAGTATTCGCTGCGGTCACCAGGGAGGCGTCTGGCCGGGATCTGGCCCAAAAGGCGTTATATAATCAGGGGAATGCCCGGTTTCGCCAGGAAAATTACGAAGGAGCGGTAAATTCATACGAACAAGCGCTTCGGGTTAAGCCCAAAGACCGGGATACGCTCTATAATTTGGCTTTAGCGAAAAAACTTTTGAAGATGCCGAAAAACCAGAGGCCCAGGCAGAATAAAAATAAAAAAGACAAACAAGGAAAACAGGGGAAAAACAATGAAAAGGACAAAAGCGACAAGAAAGAAAATAAACCGCAATCAGGTAACCAACAGAATAAACAGGGGCTAAGCAAGCAGGACGCTGAGCGGATCCTGCAGGGTTTAGGAAATAATGAGAAACATCAGGGGAAAAAGGTTAAAGGGAAAGGGGCTGGGAATGGGGAGGATTGGTGA
- a CDS encoding BatD family protein translates to MKVKIALLALVLLALPLFAEEVSIKGTVDKTTVALDDTVSYTVTISGGGEDVPPPSQPKFVNLAPVSNYRTSNISIINGQANVSSSMTYALKPQAVGAASIGSAQLSYNGRTYWSDPIEVKVTPATGASRSRRSLSPSAMGADPWEDVFDKFFKEPIFVRPEPVKDPIKVKMTVSRTNPYVNQLVLLTFTFYRRINLLEAPIYMPPSTTGFWSVNLPVSSQQRQETIDGVNYLAQDFRTAIFPIADGRQVIKEGSLRARINAGAPSLFKTDPVTLQVRPLPEAGKPADFGGSVGRYKLSVAPSVKEVERGKPFTIVAKVFGEGNIQSVSEPVLADGEGYKKLSSSSNEKVVPGNLSVSGSKTFEIAVLPLKEGTLALPPLSFSYFDPGAEKYVQLNSQPLAIKVLHSSSPLPKELNAGSQNGPEGSVKISFNWRKPLRWLFGLVVSPIFIVGFGLTVGLFLIFVVWQRFKKLQGADPIRLRRSRALRVARGRLKRAQQLLKEQKLKECVGELHESVSHYLGDKYNFSATGATTDEVKELLSDKGISSEEQTEIEAFFNECDLARFTPSTLDTGMIDKLLRQAERLIVLIESNK, encoded by the coding sequence ATGAAAGTGAAAATAGCATTATTAGCTTTAGTTTTGTTGGCTTTGCCGCTATTTGCGGAAGAGGTATCAATTAAAGGAACAGTTGATAAAACTACGGTCGCTCTGGACGATACGGTCAGCTATACCGTCACGATTTCCGGAGGAGGAGAGGATGTCCCTCCGCCGTCTCAGCCGAAATTCGTTAATTTAGCTCCGGTATCAAATTATCGCACTTCAAATATTTCGATCATTAACGGACAGGCGAACGTCTCTTCCTCCATGACCTACGCGTTGAAACCGCAAGCGGTTGGAGCCGCTTCCATTGGCTCTGCCCAGCTTTCGTACAATGGCAGAACCTATTGGTCCGATCCGATCGAGGTCAAGGTAACTCCGGCAACCGGGGCCAGCCGTTCGCGCCGGAGCCTCTCCCCCTCGGCGATGGGGGCCGATCCGTGGGAAGATGTGTTCGATAAATTCTTTAAAGAGCCGATATTTGTCCGCCCGGAACCGGTCAAAGACCCGATCAAGGTGAAAATGACCGTTTCGCGAACCAACCCGTACGTCAACCAGCTGGTCTTGCTGACCTTTACTTTTTACCGACGGATCAATCTGTTGGAAGCGCCGATCTATATGCCGCCGTCAACGACCGGTTTCTGGTCGGTCAATTTGCCGGTCAGCAGCCAGCAGCGGCAGGAGACGATCGATGGAGTAAATTATTTGGCCCAGGACTTTAGGACCGCGATCTTTCCAATTGCTGATGGCCGGCAGGTCATAAAAGAAGGGTCGCTCCGGGCGCGGATCAACGCCGGGGCTCCCTCACTCTTTAAAACCGATCCGGTCACCCTGCAGGTCAGGCCTTTGCCGGAAGCGGGAAAACCGGCTGATTTTGGCGGCTCGGTTGGCCGCTACAAGTTATCGGTCGCTCCAAGCGTGAAAGAGGTCGAACGGGGTAAGCCGTTCACGATCGTTGCCAAGGTTTTTGGCGAGGGGAATATCCAGTCGGTTTCCGAACCGGTCCTGGCCGACGGGGAAGGGTATAAAAAACTTTCCAGCTCTTCAAATGAAAAGGTGGTTCCGGGGAACTTGTCGGTTTCCGGTTCTAAAACTTTTGAGATCGCCGTTTTGCCGCTCAAAGAGGGGACGCTGGCCCTTCCTCCCTTGTCTTTTAGTTATTTTGATCCTGGAGCGGAGAAGTACGTTCAATTAAACTCGCAGCCGCTAGCGATCAAGGTTCTTCACTCAAGCTCGCCGCTTCCCAAAGAGCTTAATGCGGGGAGCCAGAATGGGCCGGAAGGGTCGGTCAAGATCAGTTTCAATTGGCGGAAGCCTCTCCGCTGGCTGTTTGGTCTTGTCGTTAGCCCGATTTTTATAGTTGGGTTTGGCCTGACCGTTGGGTTATTCCTTATCTTTGTCGTTTGGCAGAGGTTTAAAAAACTCCAGGGGGCCGACCCGATCAGATTGCGCCGCTCCCGGGCGCTTCGGGTTGCCCGCGGCCGCCTTAAGCGGGCACAACAATTGCTTAAAGAGCAGAAATTAAAAGAGTGTGTTGGCGAGCTTCACGAATCGGTCAGCCATTACCTGGGAGATAAATATAATTTTTCCGCGACCGGGGCGACGACTGATGAGGTCAAAGAACTGCTTTCCGATAAAGGGATCTCTTCAGAGGAACAAACGGAGATCGAGGCGTTTTTCAATGAATGTGATTTGGCCAGATTTACCCCTTCGACTCTTGATACCGGTATGATCGACAAGCTTTTGCGGCAGGCAGAGCGGTTGATCGTTTTAATTGAATCAAATAAATAG
- a CDS encoding SPFH/Band 7/PHB domain protein produces the protein MSLMVILFFLFFFFISGVRIVRPTHRGLIERLGKYRKFAEPGFQWVIPLVDQMYQINITEVMVNAEPQEIITNDNLNARVDAQVYFKVKEDEESVKNSQYNVNNCDYQIVNLARTTLRNIIGTLTLKAANSERGRINEELQKTLRKETQTWGIEIVRTELKEIDPPKDVQETMNKVVKAENEKIAAIDFATATETMADGQRRAEIKKAEGVRQAKILAAEGEAQAIKLVNEAANLYFIGNAQILRKLEAVENALVNNAKIIVPANTELVNVIGEMAGVVPIKKESGKSITTLT, from the coding sequence ATGTCGTTAATGGTAATTTTGTTCTTTTTATTCTTTTTCTTTATTTCCGGGGTCCGTATCGTTCGCCCGACTCATCGCGGGTTGATCGAAAGGCTGGGAAAGTACAGGAAGTTCGCGGAGCCGGGGTTCCAATGGGTTATTCCGCTGGTCGACCAGATGTACCAGATCAACATTACCGAGGTTATGGTCAATGCCGAACCGCAGGAGATCATTACCAACGACAATCTTAATGCCCGGGTCGATGCCCAGGTTTATTTTAAGGTTAAAGAAGATGAAGAGAGCGTTAAAAACTCGCAGTATAATGTTAATAATTGCGATTACCAGATTGTCAATCTGGCGCGGACGACCCTAAGGAATATCATCGGGACATTAACCTTGAAAGCGGCCAACAGTGAGCGGGGCAGGATCAACGAGGAACTGCAGAAGACCTTAAGAAAAGAGACCCAGACCTGGGGGATCGAGATCGTTAGGACGGAACTTAAGGAGATCGATCCGCCAAAAGACGTGCAGGAGACGATGAACAAAGTCGTCAAGGCAGAGAACGAAAAGATCGCGGCGATCGATTTCGCCACTGCTACCGAGACCATGGCCGACGGCCAGCGCCGGGCGGAGATAAAAAAAGCCGAAGGGGTCCGCCAGGCTAAAATATTGGCGGCAGAAGGGGAAGCGCAAGCGATAAAATTAGTCAATGAAGCGGCTAACTTGTATTTTATTGGGAACGCTCAGATTTTGAGAAAACTGGAGGCGGTCGAGAACGCGTTGGTCAATAACGCTAAGATCATTGTTCCGGCCAATACTGAGCTGGTCAATGTGATCGGTGAAATGGCCGGGGTTGTTCCGATCAAGAAAGAGTCGGGGAAGTCTATCACAACTTTGACTTAG